gtgtattttaaaatatgaattattgttAAAGTGTCgggataaaattgaaattattttcggACCAATTATTCTGTGGAGCATGAAAACGAATTCTTTTACGTTATGTGCTAGTATTTTTCAACTATCAAATGTAAGAATTTGAAAGATCATTTGATTGGAgacattacattttattttttcatatcatcTGTATTCAAATAATGAGTTTAAGTGCCTGTTTGGTAGGTTAAAATAAGTCAATTTCAGATTGATGTTTTCGACGGGCTTAAAGCCATTGGTTTCTTTCCTAAGGcagaaaatttctaatttcaaCCTACTGAATCAGTTTTTGACTTAATTTCAGCTCagtaaaaattgtatttgtttgctataaatttaaaaatgatcaaaGGTGATACCACCAAGTTAATAGTTTGCGCATGCGTCATAGATCTGaaattgattcattttaaagTGCTCTtggcatttaaattttaagtttcaatAAGAGCTGTTGGGGGAAATGTAGAGTGCGGATTAGaataaaacacgatttcagactaggTGTGATGGAAGCTTTCGCCTTCGGCTCGGGGAGACGACATCACTCTCGTCTGGAATCGTCTCTATTCTTGTTTTATCCCTAGCCatataatatactattgaagtttttttaattatgttcaGTCACCTAAAATGAtctaattacaattaatgaatttctgaaaataaatttataaaaaaaaaaaatgtataaataatttttaatatatttaacagGCTAAGTCAACACCTTTggtattgataatattatgtaTAGCCCTAACAagtctaaaaatatttcaagctTTCATTTTAGGATGGACGGGATCACGTCTCACTATTGAGGTAATTAAACGCTtctttaaattagaaaatattttatgtatctcaaaaaattaaatttattgaacaaaACGACAGGATGAATCACGATTTTAGACTACAGGTGATGTCAGCTTTTACCTACGGCTCAAGCAGCCAACTTCACCCTGGTctaaaatcgttttgtttcatcacttgtcacacaatatactattcacttaattatgaataaatgaaaaatttcgtcTATTTTAATAGAGTGAAAAACTACGTGACACTATATATGCAGCTGATTGGTTGGGAAATAAACAAGTTatgaattcaataattattatgctcTCTCAAAAACCACTGATTATAAAAGCTTGTCGATTTGCTACTGTTTCAATTGAAATGTTTTCAGCAGTAAGTAATttcaaactaaatttaattgaataatatttcttattgatcaataaattatttttcagattaTAAATACAACGATATCATATTActtgttattaaaaaacttcGAAATAGACTCTTAAATACTCGATCAATTTTATACGTCGGAAATtaagtgataataatttaaattcataatcatattcttttataaatgtttCTCCAGgtttcattattatataagcaattataatttttgacaattaattgttaaatatatataatagtataagCTCTCAATGATTAagagaaattcaattttcattcTGCACAGTAGATTACTAATTGAACTCACAGATTATTGATCATCAAATAATTAGtgttactaaaaatatataatattttataaaatatagtatcatattattttcagATCTATCAATTTATTGGAGGTATACATAGTCggtgtatttttaaaagatataataaaatcaatcactatataaaaatatccgtAGCTAAAATTGCCATtgattcattaaaaatgaaaaattttcaaaagtcattatttttataacagtagcaagataataaattttagtaattatcaaaaatattacacGGCACTTACTCAATTGTAATTCaagtacattttattttaattaattaaattctcactttatacttattaatttaacaaaaataaatttatcagtatgaaggaaaaagtaaaaaaattgaaaaataaagctaattaatgaataaaaagcaAACTGTAAAAAGTATATGAATTGTGACAGCAGACATTCGTTAAATATAGTGCTGGTCATTACAGACAATAACTTGAACAGAACGGACACGTATAAGAAATGAAAGCACTTTATAATAAGCTGATCTGTTCAAGTAAAGAGTTAAGCTGATACTGACGTCCCCACTactgtttaaaattatcgaatCAATATTATGCCAACTACGGCAACTATTATGTCAATTAACGATAATCATCAATTTATGCTCAAGCTACTCAGTACATAATTAActtctataataaaattagttctTACTTTTCCATATTCTTTATACTCGATATAGTCTTTGGCGTAATATCAaaaccataattttatttaatgccaGTTTTATTAAGTCTTTGAACCCTTCTTGCTATCTACTTCGAAAATAATACGCGAATATGATTGTCGAGAATCAGTTAGGGTATGTAAGATTCCAAACTCTTATAAGGCGTTTACTTTTCATTATTGGGTTTtggaatacaaaaaattcgaGTAAATTATTCCGATCATTACTACTTGTACACCTTTCTTTCTTTATACTGCCACTTATTGGTGTCGTTAATTTCTTCAAAACTcatatttcaaatatctttCTTGCTACCAAAGGTTTAAGTGTTCTTGTGGGATATTCAACAGTTATTATGAAAGTATggtatcattttttatacaatttgtATGTGCATGATAGTTATACATAAGTGTAATCTCACCCATTTTTTACTGTAAgacataaaaatcaatttttttcaacttgttTTCACcggatttatgaaaaaaaaaatattgtgatcATTAAATCTTGGAAATACTTCCGTCAGTTTACACACAGTAAAAGGAGATTCGTCAAAATCAACACATATCTTGTGTAAAACGAAcgttttacacttatttatatgttGTGAGTTTCGAAAAAGATATACGCGTATATGTTAAAAGTGAGAAATTTTCCAAGAATTCTTTTATGATGGTTGagattattgttaaaatattttgtgtgtTAATTTGACAGTTACATATAAAAAgtgttattttcatataaaataacatttttgtgtgctaaaaaataaatcaattgcgACAGTTCAAACAAGACAAAAACTGTGTGTTTAATTGACAcacaaaagttttaaaaattcaacaccTAGAATTTTAAcacacacttttttttacacttcaacgattcttttttttactgtgtaacgATTAAAAATGTGGCTTTTCATTCCTTTTAAaacattgttataaaaaaaacaatttttcaagataCTTAGAATATTTGTTTCTGagtttaaatacatttattttctataaatagtCTAATTATAGAAcacctaaaaaatttattataataatttaatttttgaaaaataatattttttttataaatttagaattttttttttttttttcaaattaataattccggaatttttttttttttttgaaaaaaattagaaagcCCGTATTTAGGCATAAttacgatatatattttatactatttttcatatttgttATCCTGCAAGATGATATGTTTCATGGTGAATCGTGAAGATTTAAATGAGCTACATGCGATTCTTGAGCCTTATATCGATGGATTAATTGAGAAATCTGGAGTATCAAAAGACCTTTTTAAAGGAGTTTCAATTTTTCGTGGACTATGTGCAGGATTGACGGGTTGTGTAACAACATCATCTACTTTGTATGCAATAATTCCTATTATGACTATAATCAGTCAATACCGACACCAAGTAAGACCTTTTAAATTTCTTCATCTCTATCCTGTGATCTATCCTTGGGAACGATCTCCTAGTGGTGTTATATTCTattgtcaaattttaaatgagtATTTTACAACATTCAGTATTATCACGGTAACAGCTAGTGTAGATAgtctttttgtttattatgtatttcaAATGGTCGGTATGATACGTGATATTTCATACAATATATCAACTTTGACTGATGAAAATTGTGAAGCAACTGTTCGACAATGTGTACGCCAATATGAAGTATTGCTTGAGTGCCGAAAAAAAGTCGATAAGGTTTTTGGTCCAATAATACTCTGGTCTATGGGAACCAACGCAATTGTACTGTGTGGACTTATTTTTCAACTGTCTCAtgtaagaaaattcaaaatatctaatcgaaaaaaaatttttaatgcatacctttaagaattactgaatcaagtatttcaataaaactgactaaataaatatcaaaatttgtcGTTTCAATGCTGATTATTagaaatctaaaattattgtcaattgtaacaataaaattaccgcgtattaataatttacatcgTCAAATTTAAAGCTGTAATAACTCGAACATTAGAATTCTTGACGTATATATTaagctgattaaaaaaaagtcttatatattttttttttttttttttttttttttttcaaaaatcatgagaaaaatattgttcaaGATGACAAAAATACAATACTGTTAAAgattgagctcttaatattaatatgagCAACCGCCTCAtcgtaatttttgattttctatttaaataagatgggaaacatttttttcaagtctgaaattttatcattccTCAGAAAATCAGTGTATCGGAAAAATTTCCGAATATCTTACAgtgtatttttcatttattaaaaaaagaaattaaactAGACttgctttaattaaaatttttaaaattaggcaaaatcaagttatttttctttgatccggatattaacatttaaatgcaaataactaaaGAGCTTTcaggaattttgaaaacttcgTAAAAAATAAGAGCTCACACtttaacagtattttttttttatctcgaaCCATATACTttgcataaatttaaaaaaaaatattagttgatttctttttgaatcagtctaatatatatgaatctaTACAAgtgaagttatttttaaaaatgaatttaaatgtttaatagaaaaagaatctacaaatattaattgcaATTTAATAGGCTAAAGCTATACCATTTCTTACAATGGTATTATGTGCGGCATATGTTAGTTTCAAagtaacacaaatttttatgttcGCATGGGCAGCATCAAAATTTACTACTgaggtaatattttttaatatcaaaataataagactattcaaatgaattttaacttaataattatttcggcagagtaataaattaagagACACTATTTATGCTGCGAATTGGATTGGAAATAAACGTGTTTCgacttcaataataattatgcttACACAAAGACCATTGGTTGTTACAGCATGCAGCTATTCAACTATATCAATCGAAATGTTTTCAGCAGtaagtgtttatttattttatttatttaaatgaattcatataagttacaaattttatcatttattattgcttAGGTTATGAATACGACAATAtcatattttctattattgaaaaatttcgatacCGATGCATAAATGCattaaagcaaaaaatatcaaacaacAAGTACTTTCACTCAAATACTTTTGAGTATCATAAAAATCTTCATCACTATTACTGTAGTATATAAAAGTAGAAATTTATAGTTGTCGTCTGCTATTCCAATACGTTGTAATTActgataaataaacaattggaAAAACGAAAACATACAATCGAAcatggagagaaaaaaatgggaatttttccaattttgctTAGGGGAAATTCCTTCGTTGGCAAAGCAAGTTTTACTCTGTCAACATAGGAaattttactagaaaaaaatgagaatataacgatattttatataaattttacctacATCTTATTACAGGAATATCTTCTAtattacactgtgaaaaatttataacaagttttactatgggtgcattataacaccggaccataagaaaactgatacaaaatttacaagtgtcccatagtaaacggtatgcgcagatgacatgattgggacctatgcgcatacgtttactatggtacacttgtaaattttgtatcagttttcttatggtccggggttacaatgcacccatagtaaaatttgatggaaatttttcacagtgtaccattagaaaaatttctacgtagacatagaaaaatttctctGTTAACGTTGCTGAAATTCCTACGCTACCATTGGTACTTTTACTATGTCAACATAGGAATATTTTCTATGTtattagaataatttcttctatattgacatagaaatttttcttaggttggcaaagaaaaaattcctcTGTTAGGATAGAAAATATTCCTACATTGACGTAGTAAAAATAACTACGtttacatagaaaaaattcttatgtcaacatagaaaaattgCTATGTCGCATAGGAAAAATCCACATGAAACTAAAACCaacaaaaaatactaaatattttggtcactattattatttaggcCTTGAAGCGAAAAAATAGAAATGTGTGAAGGTTTAAGGTATACAACAATAGAGttttaaagttttcaaaaagattttgtgcaatttaattaaaaattttctgtagcACCTACCATTGAGCAAATGTTTTtagaaattcaattaatataaacgTGTACATAAAAGTCAATTACATCGTGTTTCCGACAGTATATAATcgtaaattcaattaattacttttgatttacttaataagttacgtaaaaaaaaccatcagtttacaaatatttcattcttacatatatggtaattttttccaatgttACTTATATTAACATCGGAATTGTTCCTATACTACATTagttatttttcgaatgatagtatggaaaaatttacattgttgatatagaaataattcgtacgtaacaaagaaaaattttctatgtgaCATAGTTAAAATTCATATGTTGACATAGTAAAACTTACAACGCCAAGAAAAGAGTTTCCCCTAagcaaaattggaaaaatgcccatttttttctCCCCGTAAATAGATTTATAACATACTGACGATTGAATTGGGAGGaaagttattattaactaaaaaataaaaatttcagtcaTTAAGGGACAATCATGGTTCAGTAAaggttaaaataaatgatagttATTATCTTCATAGGTGTTCGACACATTTAAACTTATAACGTTTAAAAATAGAGGATCTgtcattttgaaatatttcatcaATCAATTCACCGAATCATAGTTTGAGTTAACATTTATGATGAATATGGTTAATATAAACTAAATCATATTTCAAATGTTATATAACTGGAACAAAACAATGAATACTGCATAAAACATCTTTACAatctaaagtattttttttattgaagaccGAACTAACTTTAGAAACTATTTAGTAAGAGATTAaacagatatttaaatatcttgaCTGAGATTACTACTAGAAATGCTGCAAGTATTCTATAGTCATGTCTGTATGAATATGAGGtttgtaaaataagtaaaactATAGATCAGACTCTTGTGTTCGCTGCACTCTCCTTTGGCTCGCTCAGCAAACTTTATTTAGTGTGGTGTTTTTTTCGaagttaatgaaaaattgttatattgTCGCGTAAgagaaatattcattttcagtTATGCATCGCTACTTTCGAATATACAAccaattgttgaaaaaaacaacgctctaaaaaaataccaaagaacaagaaaaataatcacgTTGGATTCCAAGGCCTACTTTCTACATAACAGAGCTTTGTAAATACTTTtgtccaaatttttttcacaaacaaATGACTTTATCATTTGTTTGTGATACATGATGTTATGTATCGCACGATACATAACAATCTCAGCttaattcattgaaaataattctattatgTTTAGTcacctaaaattatttaataataattcatgaatttctgaagtaaatttataaaaaacattacgcataaataatttttaatctatttaatAGACTAAAATCAACACCTTtagtattgataatattatgtGTAGCCCTGACAAGTCTAGAAATATTTCAAGCTTTCATTTCAGGATGGACGGGATCACGTCTCACTATTGAGGTAATTAAACGCTtctttaaattagaaaatattttatgtatctcaaaaaattaaatttattgaacaaaACGACAGGATGAATCACGATTTTAGACTACAGGTGATATCAGCCTTCACTTACGGCTCGAGCAGCCAACTTCACCCtggtctgaaatcgttttatttcatcacttgtcacacaatatactattcacttaattatgaataaatgaaaaatttcgtcTATTTTAATAGAGTGAAAAACTACGTGACACTATATATGCAGCTGATTGGTTGGGAAATAAACAAGTTatgaattcaataattattatgctcTCTCAAAAACCACTGATTATAAAAGCTTGTCGATTTGCTACTGTTTCAATTGAAATGTTTTCAGcagtaagtaatttaaaactaaatttaattgaataatatttcttattgatcaataaattatttttcagattaTAAATAGAACGATATCATATTActtgttattgaaaaatttcgaaatagaCTCTTAAATACTCGATCAATTTTATACGTCGGAAATtaagtgataataatttaaattcataatcatattcttttataaatgtttCTCCAGGTTCCATTATTATATaagcaattataatttttgacaattaattgttaaatatatataatagtataagCTCTCAATGATTAagagaaattcaattttcattcTGCACAGTAGATTACTAATTGAACTCACAGATTATTGATCATCAAATAATTAGtgttactaaaaatatataatattttataaaatatagtattatattattttcagatCTATCAATCTATTGGAGGTATACATAGTCggtgtatttttaaaagatataataaaattaattactatataaaaatatccgtAGCTAAAATTGCCAttgattcattaaaaataaaaaattttcaaaagtaatATCGGTGCAAAAGCAGGGTAAACTGCGTCTGCTTGGAGAATGAActttaaagattttaaaacacaaaaaatgtcagttctttatgaaaattaataaaaaatatcatttattgaCAAGTATAGTGAttgagtaagtaaaaatattcacaaaataaaatatcttaacACCGgtttagaatatttacaccggcagtgacgttatttttacactgcttttggtgttgaaatttaacaccgctgattttaacacctacaccgcttggacttaccccggcgattttttacagtggaGTATTGATTATTTAGAACAACAACGTGAACAAAACGGACACATATGAGAAATGAAAGCGCTGTTTAATAAGCCGATCTGTTCAAGTAAAGAGTTAAGCTGATACTGACGTCCCCACtactgtttaaaaattatcgaatcAATATTATGCCAACTACGATAACTATTATGTCAATTAACAGCAATCATCAAGTTACGCTCAAGCTACATCGTAggtaattaacttttatattgaaaattgattCTTATTTCTCCGTATTCTTTATACTCGACATAGTCTTTGGCGTAATATCGAAatcacaattttatttattgccagTTTTATTAAGTCTTTGAACCCTTCTTGCTATCTACTTCGAAAATAATACGCGAATATGATTGTCGAGAATCAGTTAGGGTATGTAAGATTCCAAACTCTTATAAGGCGTTTACTTTTCATTATTGGGTTTTGGAATACGAAAAATTCGAGTCCATTATTCCGATCATTACTACTTGTACACCTTTCTTTCTTTATACTGCCACTTATTGGTGTCGTTAATTTCTTCAAAACTcatatttcaaatatctttCTTGCTACCAAAGGTTTAAGTGTTCTTGTGGGATATTCAACAGTTATTATGAAAGTatggtattattttttatacaatttatgtGTGCATGATAGTTATGCACAAGTGTAATCTCActgattttttactataaaacaaaaaaaaaatcgatattttttaattcttttttttttaattattctcgGCAAATTTACGGAAGAAAATGTcatgacgataaaaaataaatatttgaatgagTTCCATTAATGCAAAAGAACTAAAAATGtgtctttttatttctttcaaaacattgttacaaaaaaaaaaaatttttcaagatacttaaaatttttgtttctgagtttaaatacatttattttctataaatagtCTAATTATAGAAcacctaaaaaatttattataataatttactttttaaaaaatagtattttttatgaattttgcttttttctatttttttttttttttttttttaattaataatttcgaaatttttatttttttttggcaaaaaATTAGTGAGACCATGTTTTGGCATAATAaagatgtatattttatattatttattctatatttGTTATCCTGCAAGATGATATGTTTCATGGTGAATCgtaaagatttaaatgagcTACATGCGACTCTCGAGCCTTATATCGATGGATTAGGTGAGAAATCGGGAGTATCAAAAGACCTTTTTAAAGGAGTTTCAATTTTTCGAGGACTATGTGCAGGATTGACGGGTTGTGTAACAGCATCATCTACTATGTATGCGATAATACCTATTCTGACTATAATCAGTCAATACAGACACCAAATAAGACctttaaaatttcttcatcTCTATCCTGTGATTTATCCTTGGGAACGATCTCCGAGTGGTCTTACATTCTattgtcaaattttaaatgaatatctTACAACATTTAGTATTATTACTGTAACAGCTAGTGTAGATTGTCTTttcgtttattatatatttcaaatggTCGGTATGATACGTGATATttcatataatatatcatcTTTGACTGATGAAAATTGTGAAGCAACTGTTCGACAATGTGTACGCCAATATGAAGTATTGCTTGAGTGCCGAAAAAAAGTCGATAAGGTTTTTGGTCCAATAATACTCTGGTCTATGGGAACCAACGCAATTGTACTGTGTGGACTTATTTTTCAACTGTCTCAtgtaagaaaattcaaaatttctaattgaaaaaaaatttttaatgcataCCTTTgagaattactgaatcaagtatttcattaaaactgaccaaataaatatcaaaatttgcCGTTTCATTGCTGATTTTCAGCAATCTAAAGTTATTGCCCACTATGATGTTAAAATTATCgcgtattaataatttacaatgtcAACTTTAAAACCGTTATAACTCGAACGCTGGAATGctttatacactgtaaaaaataagattctGACATCAAACTCcctttagtataaaaaaattcgtttgaACCTACAAAAACTTGTTTATCTGAAGAAAATCATTGGTATTGAATTGAAATCCCTACTCGATTATGAGAAATTACTTAAGCGCTTATGTTAAAGTTTTTGAGTTCGATCGTAATTAAACTAACATTTGAAACTATATGTAGAAATAATTTGATGCAcacattaaaaatgaaaaatattcgaCAACAATATGAGTGAATTCGTTACAATATATCGAACTGTATTTGAACGAAAGTCTTTATACtatcgattaaataaaaaaatttatttatcaaaagagTAACATATTTATCTCATTTAAATCAATGTATAAGCAATCGATTGTATATATCCATTCAATATGAAAACAAAGTACTAGAagcacaattaattaaaacttttctaCTTGTTCTGTAGTGTAGCGGTAAAGCGTCTGACTCTCGCGCGTAGGGTGCTGGGTTCGAATCCTCCGGATAGCAATtacgattattaaatttttctcaagaaacTTGGCTATATCCAAATGCTTGGAATACTTCAGCCAAACGAATCTAATTTGACGtcagaaatgtttttttacagtgtatagaTATTAgactgaattaaaaaaaaaggaatgttttgttttttctataGTTATACGGAAGATTTTGTTagagatgatgaaaaaaaagtactatgaAAGTTTGAgcttttaagaattaaaattaacaaccGCATCATCCTAATTTTCGATTCGCAAACCCGTATATCGAAAAGATTACTGAATAAtcttgttgaaaataaaacgctctacaaaaaaggttttctatcatttttcgataatttcaatttttcaaacgtTATTCCAGATCAAAGTTgaattcatagtaaattttagtattattagACTTTTCCGCGAATCTATTAGACTTCTTACAAAATCTTATAAAGCCttttttttagatcattttatttcctacaaattatcgtTGACAAAGTTtgccaaatttttgaaa
The sequence above is drawn from the Microplitis demolitor isolate Queensland-Clemson2020A chromosome 3, iyMicDemo2.1a, whole genome shotgun sequence genome and encodes:
- the LOC128667458 gene encoding odorant receptor 13a-like, with protein sequence MIVENQLGYVRFQTLIRRLLFIIGFWNTKNSSPLFRSLLLVHLSFFILPLIGVVNFFKTHISNIFLATKGLSVLVGYSTVIMKMICFMVNRKDLNELHATLEPYIDGLGEKSGVSKDLFKGVSIFRGLCAGLTGCVTASSTMYAIIPILTIISQYRHQIRPLKFLHLYPVIYPWERSPSGLTFYCQILNEYLTTFSIITVTASVDCLFVYYIFQMVGMIRDISYNISSLTDENCEATVRQCVRQYEVLLECRKKVDKVFGPIILWSMGTNAIVLCGLIFQLSHAKTIPFLTMVLCAAYVSSKVTQIFMFAWAASKFTTESNKLIDTIYAANWVGNKRVSTSIIIMLSQRPLVVTACSYSTISIEMFSAVMNTTISYFLLLKNFDPDA
- the LOC103571548 gene encoding odorant receptor 13a-like; this translates as MICFMVNREDLNELHAILEPYIDGLIEKSGVSKDLFKGVSIFRGLCAGLTGCVTTSSTLYAIIPIMTIISQYRHQVRPFKFLHLYPVIYPWERSPSGVIFYCQILNEYFTTFSIITVTASVDSLFVYYVFQMVGMIRDISYNISTLTDENCEATVRQCVRQYEVLLECRKKVDKVFGPIILWSMGTNAIVLCGLIFQLSHAKAIPFLTMVLCAAYVSFKVTQIFMFAWAASKFTTESNKLRDTIYAANWIGNKRVSTSIIIMLTQRPLVVTACSYSTISIEMFSAVMNTTISYFLLLKNFDTDA